The sequence tggcattcagctaatgAAAGTGTTTCTCGGTTGTTGCGTACACACTTACTAATTCCTAGctgcaatacaaaaggatAGGGCGACGAAACTTTGTGAGGCTTTTTCTTCGCCCtatggtcacttgcacgaatcgttcttagactgaTCTGCAGTCGGACACGGGAAcgattttttgaagtaggtcttacttagtctcgcgtagccagacccctttccgccatTTcggatgacgcggcggaaaggggtcgggctacgcgagactaggtcTTACTATGAAAGGtcgtcgtggggaggagaaatttgaggttcgtgtgtacacacacacgcacacacgcgcgcgcgcgcacgcacaccacacacgcacacgcacgcacgccacacacgcacgtcacacacgcgcacgcacgccacacacacacacacacacacacacacacacacacacacacacacacacacacacaccgagagttcgatggagagccatataggaccacgcccctttctgttgtgctaCCCGGATTAGAAGACTCGCTATACTCGGCAATTGTTATCAAGTCACTAATTTGTAGGCCCTTTACATGTATCCATGTCCATGTATACGTTGAATGTCTGTACTATTCATTAAAAGCTTCTGCAACTGCAGAAAACGGAAATAAGGCAAGCACAGTGACAGCAGTCAATCGTGCATCCAGTACTTTTCCAGATCGTCTGTGGTCATCTGTCAAATGCAacatttaattatataaaatacgAAAGCGACAAACCATATATAGCATACAGTATCCGCCAGCAACAAGAGACTCTTCCACACGGTTGTCTTTCACTAGCTCAACCGTACCAAGGACAACTAAGAATGCATTACCACCTGAAGAAATAAATCATAAAATTACAATCAACCATCACAACTGTAACATACcaatgtctgtgtgtgataAGACAGAGCTTCCATTTCCCAGCCTAAGAGACATTTCCATTGCAATTTGATAAGCAGCAATGTGTGAACAATCCTTTAATTCTTTAGTCTGTAAGTTAGACAATCAATGTAAATACAATTCAAAACTAAGTTGATTTAGTTTCCAATTATACGAGtatacatacaaaacaaacataaacaatgtCGCAAGCAGGTCACATGCAGGGAAAATACATACAGCATAGACAAAATAACCAAACAGATACAACAGTGGCGGTGGAACCAGGGGGGAGACAGGCGGCTCGGGATTGGGGGCATCGCCCCTCCAATACTGGATGCTATGTAATGGGACTTCATTTCAGCGAATGATGATCGAAGAAAATACTTTGaagttttgttgcttgcaagtagaaataatattgGATGGTGTTGCAATTGACTCACTTGATTCACATTGTCAATTAAAATCTGTGTGTatgctgctctggctactTCTCTCACCGACTAATCAATGATAAACCAACCATATTCAGTTAAAATCAAACTGGTGGCAGTCTGTTACAAAATTTCCGTCCCCCACAATCCAAAGGAGCTTCCACCGCCCCTGTACAACTTTACACTAAACACAATGAAACTGTACATAAGCAGTAAAACTGACCTTTCTCAGTCTCTCCATAATTATCTATAGCAAACATCAAATCAACAACCATGTCACTAGTAGTAGTAAAAATACCTCTAGATCCAATAACCCTTTGTGTTTGTAAAGTAACGAATAGTCCAGCCTCTGTCTATTCGATTCCCAGTGTTTCATAAATTTGTCATAGTGGCGTTTTTCAGAAGGAAACTATAcaatcaaaaacaaaaagtaTGAAGCAAAACACAGCATGGCCTCAATTGACTTAAATTTTGAAAAACCagcctacacacacacacacacacacacacacacacacacacacacacacacacacacacacttgtcatgcacacacgcagCAGTGCATTATACATATGATTTCAATACCAGTAAACATGTACCACACCTGCTTCAGTACATAGCTAATTTGGCTTCGATCAATAACCACAATCTGACTCAAGACATCAGCTCTTGAAATGAAATGAAAGATCACAAATTAGTTACCATATTAACACAATAATCACAGGTTTCTCACTTCACACTACAACGCCTTTGTTCAGACAGAAATAATCCTACAGTAACAAAATAACGACTTAATTAAAACCTGAAGAAATTAATTTTATCAATCAGCAAAACACATAAAGCACCTTCTTCACCAAACCAGTAGCCCTTCAATCCAGCACTAACTGATACCAATACTTGACCTTCTGCTGTAAAAACGATCCTGCaagaaatataattataacTCTGCGAAACAAACATCTTAATACATAAACCTCCCAGACAGCAAAACACACATCTCAAGACAAGCCTCGACCCCTTCCTCTAGAACTATACTCCCTTCACTGAACAGCACTGCAAACAAAAGCTACAATATTAAATTTCAGTTTAAAAACTAAACTAAGGTATGATCTAGACTTGGTTTGCAAAGTTTAGCTAGACAGTTGATTGCTTCACTGCTCCACAACCTAAACAATGGGATCTAACACCCAAGCAATCAACTTCACAATATTcacaaaacaattaaaattcgCACAAACACTGCTTACATTGGTAAGACATGCTTTCACTGATTGCGTAGCCAGAATTGCGTCAGAAAATAAGCTAGCCGTGTCAACATATTTCCTACACCATAACATAACACGTCTACTTTTGTTTGTtaagatgatgaagaaattaaTTACCTTAGTGTACACCACTTTAGTAACAATTCAGGTCGCCGTGGTTTGAAATCAGCAAACAGGACAGGCCTCATGTGAAAAAGTTTGGTACTGTACACACCATTTTTACAATTAATCAATGAGTCTTGAAACAGCTTGAAGGTTTCATTTCAATCAGCTATGATACAATTAGCTCTTGCAGCATGCCAGAAGAAAGACCAGAACCAACAAGAAAACTAGATGGCCcaacataattaattttacaacCACGAATTTCTCTCCGCTCCATGTTTCtgtacacaaacagcaacaaatctTCAACTTCTCATGTATTTTAGTTTCAAAACAGGCTAGTTATTTTTGTTTCATGCGGAAAATTTCACCAGAATAATTAAAGTCAACCACCGGCTTCATTCTTTGATTGCTAGTAATTGATCTAACTAATTAACTCTCCACATTTTAGTTATTTACGTCACAAGCCGATTGAAACCAATAACCAACCATTCATCTGCTagaataatttatttaattaatttaacctTACTGTGAAGATGCCGTTCGCACTGATGCGGtgcattgaatattgaaaagcGAGCTTAGTTCGCCGAAAAAAGAATTAGTAGTAAGTTTATTGACAACAACAACGTTACGACCTTCTGATTCCTCGAGACAAACGTCCACGGCACCATCTACGACTAGGTAAACTCCTTCAGAAGGATCGCCTTTGTGACAGATCCAGTGGCCGGCTGTCTGAAACGTCTGCAGCGTGGGTTTAGTTTTCAAGTAGGTTGACTTCAGTGTTGATAGATCTGACGGTTTGTTTGAAAGTGGAAGTTTCTTGAAGACAGTTAGAAATAAAGAAAATAGATCTGGCGACTCTTGTTCCTGGAGTCTGTCATCGGATGCAGATGTCCTTTTTTGCCCGCTTCCAGCGCCCATCTACGGTACTATGGACATGtactacaatcaacacaattgTAAACATCCGGGTTCCTCAACGATTAAAACCTCCCGGATGTAAGGCAGGATCGACTCACCAGTGCAGGtctcaactctcacgattTCGTCTCGAAAGTCATCATTTACGCTCACGATCTCACGATTGACAGTCCTTTCTCACGACGAGTCTACCGTGAGACATTCCAGATCCGACAGTCGCTTTGCGGAAACCCGTTACGGTTATCCCCAGACCTAGAgcagattctttgaactagatTCTAAATACAGCTCAGCTTGCAGTTGCTAAGAAGTATTAGTATCTGGGGTATCTGGGGTATCACCTCTGCAGTAAGTCACCATGCATTGGCGCCGGTGTCACGGGGATTTGtgcacccggtgatttgtgtaccctcgcgctttgctcgcgattccagaccgtcgactcgatgctccagacctcatgtcgggtacacatatcaccggccatgatgcaaagctgctggtgatttcggaccccggtgatttgtgtacccttgtgctttcctcgccgtcccagactgctttcaagCTACAGGACTCGCGATCGTAATGCAAACTAAAGTACTCTCTGTTCCCGATCATCTATTGTACATCTGCATTTAGCTAGAGAACGAATATCTCGTGACAGTTGCACCCGTGGCCGGAAGATGACCATGAAGAAGCCGGATGATGACTGAATCGAAGAAGCCCGATGTatgatgactgtgactcaaccggatgatgactgaCTCCTAGAACTGCCGGAtggtgactgtgactcaaccggaCGACTGTGATCACAGTCACATGTGACTCAATCGGATAATGACTGCGGCATGCCGAGGGTACACTATATATTTAGAGACACAGCTCTAGCGCTGGATTCAGATGctggttgttgcagttgtgcagTTGAGTGTCTACAGTCGCGAGCAGTTGTGTATCATAGCACGTAGAATTGATTCTTTGGTTAGCTACAGTTGATCTACTCTAGAGTTGTAGCTGTATCTACGATTTCGTACTAATATGCTTCTATTTGGCTTGTAATAAGTTGTCTCAGTCTGGACGCGCGTGATAGAGCCATATGGACAATCCAGAGTTGACGGATGCAGAGTCAGACGTAGAAGCTACAGTAAGATAGCATTGACATCTGCATGCATTAGTATTGGAGAATGCTCTAAACAATTGCAACGTTACAATTACTTTAATGATGTGGTAGGAAGTAGATACTGTAACTTCAGCAGAACAATGGTCGGAAAACATTGTGAACTCATACAAAGAGTTCCTAGTCTCTGGAGGGACAAACTACACTGATATTCCAAGCAGGAAACGAAAGTCAtttagaagaagagcaaaagaTTTTACAGTTCAAGATGGAAGGTTGTACTACACAAAGACTCCAGGTTTACTCAGACTGGCACTTGGTAGCAAAAATGAGCAAGATCGTGCCTTTCAGGCTAGTGCatcataataaaaattagttgCAGTTACTTGAAATAGCTATGTATATGAGTGAAGAATCACTCTGTTGATTGATGTAGGAGTGTCACGTAAATCCAACTGGCGGTCATCTGGGAAGAACTAAAACCACTGACAAAATAAGGAGCAGATACTACTGGCCAAACCAGTACATTGATATCGCAAATCAGGTAGAAATTGTTTTGTTACTAAtcttgtaaaataatttaactAGCACAATTAATGTTGTCTAGATAAGAAAATGTGATAGGTGCCAGAGAACGAATTCtgttctcaaattgcagtcaaACGAACTCCACCCTATTCCTGTTCGTTCAGAAGTGTGGAGTCTAGTTGGAATTGATCTCATGGGACCGCTAACAATGACAATTCAAGGAAACcaatacatactaacaatgacaTGCTATTTCAGTAAATGGGTTGAAGCTTTCCCCATATCAGACAAAACTGCTGTTACAGTGGCCAGGGCTTTGTACACTGCCTACTGTAGGCATGGAGCACCAAACGATATTATCACTGATCAAGGCAGAGAGTTTGTCAACCAGGTTGTATGAGATATGTCCTAtgtgcttgttaattaaatcatgtaTGTCCAATGTAAACTTTGCTTCACCTGTAGGTGTATGTACCACTAGTTGGATGTTTATACCGTGTTTGCTTCAACAGGTGTGCAAGGTACTCCATTGTCAATTCAATGTCAGGCAAAGAATAACAGCTGCTTATCATCCTCAGTCTAACGGACTAGATGAaagaacaaatcaaacaattagaaagtaAGATAAACAATATAAGAAGATAAGTGTAGTTCTATTGCAATTAGAGTATTACGACTACATAGATGCCTTGAAAAATTGGTAATAGAGCATGAAGAAGACTGGGATGAACTCCTTGACCCAGTTCTCTTTGCTATTCGAACCAGTGTTCAAGAGTCCACCAAGTTCACTCCTTTCTTTTTAATGCATGGGCGAGAAGCTAGGTTTCCTTTAGAAGCTGAAAACAGTGAGATCacttctgtcagtcagttgggTGATGTGCAGCAAGCAGTACATCATCTAAAGGAAATGAGAAAAAAAGTTTTCCCTCAAGTaaaagaaaacattgaaaacagtcaggaaagacagaaacaatacagaaaaagaaaaggagcTGTAGTAAACTCTATCCAGGTTGGACAGACTGTTTTGCGATTAAATATGCTAAAAAGGACAACGAAAGGTCATAAGATGGAAGACACCTGGCTTGGACCATACAGAGTTATAGAAATGACTGCATCTGGTGGCTGTGTCCTTCGTTGCATCAAAACTAATTCAACAATGAAGCGCAAAGTTAATATTAGTCAGCTGAAGatctacaatacaccacagaagTCTTCTGAATTGGCAAATGCGACAAGCAAAGATGATGAATCAGCTGCTACTAGGATTAAGGGCAACAGCAAGCCAAATTTCTCAGATTTAGAACGTCAGCTATTTGATCAAAGTCTGTTACGGCTGTGGCGCACAGGAGCAATATGGGAGGCTTGGAAAGCTGAAGAAGACGACGAGAGAGAGGTATGCTTACATCTAGCTACTGGCACATATGATTAGTTATGTTATGGttactgcatgtactttgtgttttgcagcttGCTGAACATACAAGCTCTGTTGAAGAATGTTGGCTTAGTGTCAATGTAGACGTGGCTCTGTGGCTAGACTGTCGAACATATGAGAAAAAGCCAACATTAAAACGAGTTAGTGATTTTGTGCTAGTAAATTCTGTTGTTCATCAAGAGTTCAATGATTTTGCAAAAGCTGAAATAACACCAGAATTGCAATTACTACTAGACGTGGACTTAATTAAGGTCTGGGAAACTGACAAAGCACTCTCATTGCCAAGGGTGTCTCGATATCAAAACGtgtatgtcaacatcagcagctctcaacttgatgacctaTGTCTGTGGGTATATGATATGAGAAAGCTGTATAACAGTAAAGGAAGAAGTTTGTTTGAGGTAGTTAATAAGAGAGCAAGTATGCCTCAAACATTGTCTAGTCTAACATCAGCTGCCGAGAGTTCACAAAGAGTAAGTCAACTGAATTTGCCACAATAACCAGAAGATTTGttataaaattttcttttgcaGTGGGTACATGGTCTGGATCTCAATGAAACTGATAAATGTATTATACAAGGCAAGTGTGCCGACGGCTTTTCTAActgacaagcacatgcatgctgctCATCAGCTTCTATTAAAGCAGTTTCCCTACATCAGTGGACTAGAGTCAACACTCCTTTGCCAGACTTACGGATTCGCTCATGTAACAAGTGATGGTATGAAATAAATACCCCTCTCActgacatgacacacacacacacacacacacacacacacacacacacacacacacacacacacacacacacacacacacacacatgcacacacgcacacacacacacacacacacacacacacacacacacacacacatacatgtgcacacacacacacacatgcacgcacacacacacacacacacacacacacacacacacacacacacacacacacacacacgcacacacacacacacacacacacacacacacacacacacacacacatacacacatgcacacacacacacacacacacacacacaacaccacacacacaacaccacaacacaacacacacaacacacacaacaccacactacactaatagtgtaatattatcaaaataatattataagcATTCATGTGgtttgtaataataacaaatgcaTTTTTGTACAGCTATTCAGATTCATTTTACAGGAAGTCATCATTGGGTGACTTCAACCTGCTTTGGCAAACAAGTACAACTATACGACAGCAATGCTGGCCTACACTTGTCTCCTTGTATGGAAACACAGCTGGCGCAAATCTATCAATTGgctcacaaagacaacattctcatggtagaacaaatgccagtgcaacagcaacaaaatggtaAAGATTGCGGGCTATTTGCAATAGCATATGCATTTCATGCAGCTCTAGGAGATGATGTAACCATCATGCATTTTGATATTTCCAAAATGCGACAACATCTGATTTACTGTTTGGATCGAGAGGAGCTCTCACCTTTTCCAATGGAAGAAGACAAGCCATTGGAAACATGTGACAGAAGTCACTTTTATATTACTTTGCACTGCACGTGTTTGTTGCCAAAGACACATGGCAAGATGGTAGTGTGTTACGTCTGTGAAAACTTGTATCATGACAGATGTGTCACAATGTCAGGTAGTGAGCCTTGGATTTGCGCTAAATGTAGATAAATGTCTTGCTATACACAGCTTcagtattaatttgttcaattaatacaTCAACTTTAAATATACAAAGTTGAAACTGTGAACTAAGTCAGAATCTAgaaccttaattaaacatttgacaaCGATATCTTCTCTTCTCTAGACTTACCTTAAATTGCCAGCTGTGTTAAGAtctccgtccgtccgtgtgtacACATGACCAGGTCGTCCATAAGTCTCTAGTTGGCATACACGCGTGCACATCAATGCTCCTACAGCGATCCCCAGTTGCAAGTTGAGAACTGCAGGCTTGTAGACCCATCTATGCTTGCAGCTGAGTCTGCAATCGTCTCCAACTAATGTTGGAGTGAATCTCCTTCGTACATCAACAACGTCAGGCTGGTCAACCGATTGATTGGTTACGTACTAGACTTCACTCACAAAACGACGCCTAGAGACGAGTATTCAGTAATATCAATTGCTTGAAACGTTGTCACGGTTTGGGACGGCGAGGAAAgcacaagggtacacaaatcaccgggtgcaCAAATCCCCGTGACACCTTGCATCATGGCCGGTGATATGTGTAcccgacatgaggtctggagcatcgagtcgacggtctggaatcgcgagcaaagcgcgagggtacacaaatcaccgggtgcacaaatccccgtgacacctgatccaggaatttttgaaagagggggttcaccgttagcagttatttatagcattactaagttactcttttctaataatttttttataaaattattgaaccacgcgtattagaaaagagggggtttcaaccccctgaaTCCCCTCTGAATCCTGCCCTGTGCAGCATACTGTATAcgtttggaagtttgaggcgAAAACTGCGTAAGCTGTTTCCGGCTATTTCGGGCAAAAATCGGAGCGCTCTAAAATCAGCTAGTCAGTAATGAGTGTTAGTGACGCAGAAGAGCTTTCGTCCCGGCCAAGCATTTGCGAAATCTGAGTGGATGCTAGTTTTTTCATCATTTCAAATGTTACTAAccgtgtacatgtactagtGTGCTCttaaccacgcccactttgGACACGTTTATCGGGCGTGGTCGTCTACAAAAGACAGTCTCGCGATTTGGCGCaaagaaaagttgagaggtctgcacCACGCATTTACACAGGCATACaagcacgcaagcacacacgctcacacacacacacacacacacacacacacacacacacacacacacacacacacacgcacgcacgcacgcacgcacgcacacacacacgcgcgcgcgcgcgcacgcacgcacgagAGAGCTTCTAGGGAGCAAGGTTAGTGGGCTTCTAGACAACTACGGTTGCGCATCAGCTAGAGACAGTCTTCGTTCTAGGCAACTGAAATAAATGAACTAGCTCTAACAAACTTTATATCTACAATTGGTccgtgtgtacagtacaactagAGCTCGACATTTATAGTGCATGCACAACGTATATCTATATGACTACTAGTCCTGATTCCAATTCAAGAGTTCGGGTACAACGCAAATCCTGCATGCACTGTATTAGAAATACACTGCAAGCTATCCGTCGATCCTCCGTCAGTGTAGTTCGACAATATTTAAGGTTTAGTTTCTGCTTTCTAGTTATCTGCATGCTTTCTAATGATAAGTAAAATGCACGCGCTCGATATTTTTACTTCACTTTACAACTTTTTCTTGAATTTTCATGTCTCTAGAGGGTAATGATCAAAGAGAGATTCGATTCTAGTTACTGTATCATGCAGATCTTCAGAAAATGATCAATTCTTCTTGTCATGCAAAGGCTAGATTAGCCACATTACGTATATCTAGAGCAATCAGTTTGCGTCAGTGAAAAGCAGCATTATTTTTTCGGTTGAAACGACCAGATCCCTTGTTGGTTATAGGCGTGGTACGTCGTGAGAAGCAGCACGTGCGAGGGTCACTGTGACtt is a genomic window of Corticium candelabrum chromosome 11, ooCorCand1.1, whole genome shotgun sequence containing:
- the LOC134186476 gene encoding uncharacterized protein LOC134186476 isoform X1 translates to MGAGSGQKRTSASDDRLQEQESPDLFSLFLTVFKKLPLSNKPSDLSTLKSTYLKTKPTLQTFQTAGHWICHKGDPSEGVYLVVDGAVDVCLEESEGRNVVVVNKLTTNSFFGELSSLFNIQCTASVRTASSHTKLFHMRPVLFADFKPRRPELLLKWCTLRKYVDTASLFSDAILATQSVKACLTNIPLFRLWSSEAINCLAKLCKPMLFSEGSIVLEEGVEACLEMCVLLSGRIVFTAEGQVLVSVSAGLKGYWFGEEGLFLSEQRRCSVKADVLSQIVVIDRSQISYVLKQFPSEKRHYDKFMKHWESNRQRLDYSLLYKHKGLLDLEIIMERLRKTKELKDCSHIAAYQIAMEMSLRLGNGSSVLSHTDIGGNAFLVVLGTVELVKDNRVEESLVAGGYYDHRRSGKVLDARLTAVTVLALFPFSAVAEAFNE
- the LOC134186477 gene encoding uncharacterized protein LOC134186477 produces the protein MLQTSCRVHISPAMMQGVTGICAPGDLCTLVLSSPSQTVTTFQAIDITEYSSLGVVLRFTPTLVGDDCRLSCKHRWVYKPAVLNLQLGIAVGALMCTRVCQLETYGRPGHVYTRTDGDLNTAGNLR
- the LOC134186476 gene encoding uncharacterized protein LOC134186476 isoform X2; this encodes MVPWTFVSRNQKLAFQYSMHRISANGIFTVSTKLFHMRPVLFADFKPRRPELLLKWCTLRKYVDTASLFSDAILATQSVKACLTNIPLFRLWSSEAINCLAKLCKPMLFSEGSIVLEEGVEACLEMCVLLSGRIVFTAEGQVLVSVSAGLKGYWFGEEGLFLSEQRRCSVKADVLSQIVVIDRSQISYVLKQFPSEKRHYDKFMKHWESNRQRLDYSLLYKHKGLLDLEIIMERLRKTKELKDCSHIAAYQIAMEMSLRLGNGSSVLSHTDIGGNAFLVVLGTVELVKDNRVEESLVAGGYYDHRRSGKVLDARLTAVTVLALFPFSAVAEAFNE